AAGGGCATAAGATAAGAAACCTTGAAAAAAAATGGTGGTACACACTACACAATCTTAAGCGACTGACGATCTGTAGAAATAACTACATAAACATCCAAATTGATTAATAACATGGTTAACATTTCACCTGCTTGGCTTCATCATAAGTTGCTAGCTGTGATGAAGTAAGAGCAGCAGCTCTGGCCATAGCAGGGCCAACCCCTTTCCATAGAGCCCGTAAACCTTCTTCTGAAACAATTTTTCGCATTTCTGTGATTGCTCCTCTTCCTGAATCGTGGTTCATCTGTAGTCGTACCTGATGAAAGAAAGTCAAACTGTAAGATAGAGTGAAAGAGGGAAATTCAACAGTAACTACAAACAGAAGCACCCACAGCATTTTCCTTGATCAGTAGAAAAGAGATAATTTAGCTAATTAATGAGGAGGAGTTATGTCAAAGCATTACCTTTAACACTTCGGTTGGATTGGTCAGTGCAGTTGCAATGGCACCAGAGAATGCACCAGATGCAATTTTCACCAAGACATTGGAGGATCCAACAGCCCATTCACAAACATACTTGGATGGTTCATACAAACCCAATCGCAGACCTCCATATAGCACTGATCTGGTCAGTGCAGGTGTCAATCCAAGATACAGCGCAGTAGGCCCTTCACTTTTCACCATTTGATAACAAATTTTTCCCTGCAAATACACAACTTTGAAGGATCATAAACTGCATAAAACAAAAGAAATCTTATCGTAAGGAAGAAATAGCTATAGTCTTCAAGAAAAATACCAATCCAGTTAAGGGAGCTTTCTGGCCGACAAGCTGCATTTGTAGTCTAACTTTGAGAACATCTGCAGGTTCAAATATACATAACGTAAATACTCACCTGATCTGAAGATTGCAAGGGAAATAAATCACTAAGAATGAAGAACTAGACTGCaataaaaaataattcttttgtttTTTGCTTCAGATGATTTTAGTTAACACCAGGAGAACAACATGAAAGCCTCATCTAGAACCTCTTTTAAACTATAATTTAACATCGATGAGGCATTTAAGAACCCCACAAACTAAAATTGCACTAAACACCGCTTAATGTGATTTGCAAGGTATTGATTAACATCCAAGCTCTGCAACAACTCAACAATATAGATTAAAGTGCCAATTCCAATGACCATTTTGCCATTATAAATTGTAAAGAATAATATCATTACATAATCTTACCAACTTATTTGAGCATTACAACTAGGGATAAGATGATCGTTCATAAAGGCCCCCTATTTTCCCTTTGCAACCACCTAAAGGCCACATAAATACGATTATAACAGGCAGCTGACTTAGTAACTTACTactcataattttgttcattttgaaCTCCCTAAGAAAAGATTAATACCAGTCAGTTGGGTTGCCTGAGAAAAAAAAGGCATCAATCTCAAACTGACACCCCCATCAAACAAAGGCTGGTGACAGTTTCCACTCAAGAAATCTACTCCTGGAATGTTCAATGTAGCTTTCATGTTAGTGGAGAGAAAAGGTGTACTTGGACGCCTCCTATTAAGGGATAAGTAATGCTTAACTGATGGGTTGTCGAAAATGAATCTGAAAGCTACGGTGCTATTATTAGGGACAATCATGGTATATGTCTTGCTGCTGCTACTAGGGCTACTCCTCCCTCGTTGTTCTATATTAGCTCATGAGCTGCAGCATGGGATATTGGAATGTCAACGCCTTCTGAAGAAGGTTTAGGAAAGTCCAAGTGTGCATCGACTCAATGGGAGCTGTTACTCGTCTTAACAGTAGTAATCCTAGTTCTCCTTGGAATATTGTATATTATTGAGACAGATTGTCCATTTTCCGAGCTAGAAATTTAATAAAATTTAGTTTACTCTGTGTTTATGGTGAGTATAACAGGGCAGGTACTTGCTAGCTAATAACCTTCATGTGTGGTTGATCCTATGAATATGGGTAAAGATGGTTTTGAGACAATTCGATAGGAATCAAAATATACACTGTCGGTTGCAATCTTTTGTGTTCTCGTTCTGCTATTTTGTTTTGTAAGATTCGGGTCCCTTTAACCCGTGATAGTTTCAAAATGCACGAAGATTGAGTAATGTAGCAAAATATGGTATGAACAATTAAGAAACACGGAGATTGCAGAAAATAAAACCTAGCGGATGAGTAAAGCCTGTTGCGGTAGTAACAGCCATTCCACTTGAACCAAAATGATAAGCGATATACGATAACGATACCGTAGATTTGTTCTTCTCTTCTCCCTTCAACATTCCTGCGAGTTCAAGATATTGAAACGTTCAGATATGTGTAAGCAAAACAACAAAGAAATTGAACCCAAAAAAGAAACTCGTTACATTTGATGTTTAATTTGAATTTGGAACAAATAGTACCTTAACTTAGGGTTTTGTTAGATGAGCTAGTTTTTTCCATTAATTGTGTGTAATCTTCTATGTACCTCGGAATATGTAGTTTTTAAGTTATTGACACGGCTATCAAGGGAAGGTAATGCTATATTGCGCCTTGTATATATTGGACAgtctcttttcatttttttttctcggtCGAGGCTGAGAGGGACGAAGGATTGCTCATCATGCACACGCATACGCATGCCCATACTCTTAACTTGCAAAAGGCTATTACTgaggcgtcacattccattagaggggcgtcacctaataggacaaaaacggatcacccagaagtaatatcaaaaacccattatcttaaataattttgtaatgaccgaaCAATCCTTtcgttaattttaatttaattagataataattgaTTTTTATGATCGGATTCCAACCCAAACCTGGACGCAAAACCtgtttctacggttggaatcaatccaaacctggacgtaaattcaatttttacggttagaattaaaaggaacctggacgtaaaacctgTTTCTAcagttggaatcaatccaaacctagacgtaaaaccaatttctacggttggaatcaatccaaacctggacgtaaaataaatttctacggttggaattaaaaggaacctggacgtaaaactacatgcaaataaaattctacggttggaattaatccaagcCTGGCCGTGATTTCTTCATAAACTAAAATTACGTCTAGAAAAAAAGTACCAAACCTAGACGCAACACTAGCGAAAAcgttactgaaaccctaattttacttcaatttcattcaatctaacctattttaagcacaaaaacgagtaaacaaagatggatttgttcgattattaccttacatacaccatgggttgttCGATGAAATGAATTCAAATGGATTTACGGTAAAGAGGatgaagagaaagaggagaggaagaagaagagtagtTGAAGGGTTGTTTGGACAGTTgctattgaatcaaaagtacCCCATAACCAAATTTTTGGTCACTAAATATTCAAGTGAAgtccctttattggatggtgacgccccaataataacccTATAACTTTAACCAACTTGTAGGCGGTTTAACTTTAACTAACTTGCCTAGTTTGTTTCTGATCTCGGTTGCACTTACATAACGGGACGTCGAAGGCTAGTTTTCCCTTGATTTTTTTCAAGAGGGTGTTATTCCTTTCCATGCCTAGACATACTAATGGTACCCCAACTGACAATTAAGTTATTCCTCTACATTTTTCACGTAATATAAGTTACTCCTCTACATTTTTCACGTAATATATAAAACAGTAAAAGAATAAAACAGAAAtggatttgaaaatcaaacaattACTAGTTATAATCGATTCGAACTGATAACGATATGTTAGACTTATACATTCAACCGTTTCTGACTTTAAAAATAATTTGAAATCATTATTTTGCAACGATCGAAATGATTTGAAACAATTGCTACCACTAGTGATGCTACTCCTGATGTCACTCCTCCTGCTACAAACGCCGACGCTACCAACACTCCTCCTTCTGGCCAAAATGCTGAAGAAGGCAGAAATAATCAGGTTTCGCCTACTTTACCTGATTTGATGCAGAGGCAAGAGATTCTTGCTTAGACTCGAGACATGGATAATACTCAGAAAGAGGTGCTTACCTATCTCAAGACTATGGCAGAACAACTATCACTAGATACGAGTCAACATGAAACAGAACAAGCAAGAAGCACTTTCATATTGGTTGTTAATGCTAGTACTTCAAGGGGGCGCACTCAAGGAGGTGAAGAAGTTCATGTAACTATTGGTCGTTACGGGCAAGAAATTAACAATCTGACTTAATCACACGTGAAGGTTTGGAgcgacttctccaaaattgagGAAATGAAGGCTCAACTATCGTTCATCAACACCAGCCTCCTTACCCTTCTAAAGTGCAGAAAATTCCTCTTCTTAGGGGATACTCATCTCCTCCATTTttctatatgatggaactggaaatacttgtgatgtcTCACGTTTTCTGTAGTCATTAGGGGAACATGAATACAACCACATGCTCCGTCTTAAGGAATTTCGAAATCCTTCACCAAGAGAGCATATACATGGTAACAATATTGCGCCAAACAACATTGTCAGTTGCTGCGAGGTGATGAACGTTTTTTTACATAAAATACttttttgtgtctgagcaaatcaccttgTCATACTTAGGGAGGATGTTTCAACGGAACAACGACCAACCTAATGACTATGTGAAGCGGTTCAGGAttcaagcactagattgtcatgacccaaatatAACTGACTACAATTGGTGGAAATGTGCATCTATGGCGTGATAcatgtctatcgtgctttacTAGAAAATTTGTGCTTCCATAcgttctcagaacttcatgaagctgccaAACGATCGGCTACAACAGGACCTGCCTTGTTGGACAGAACCATACCTGTCAGAAATGAAGAAACACGTGAGACTCGTGGAACCGACGTCTTGTCAATAAGCAATACAACATTCAAccgtatgcgagtgttgtgaccgAAGAAGGCAAAATTAAAGCTTCGGCACAAGAGCAACAACCCAAGCATGCGGCACCAGCACCACAAGAAGTTTGACCACCCAGGAGGACCAATCAAGCAGTGCTCAACATCAACAGACAAGTGAAACGCTGACTTTTTCCTTTTCTAAAATAtagaagaggtgatcgaactccttaAAGTATGGGAACAAGATGACGCTATCAAGCTACCTCATGTTCAATGTCCCCCAACAAAACAAGAAATGGCAGATCCCAAATATTGCCATTTTCACATATTCATTAACCATTccacaagtgattgcaatagCTTGAAAcggatatcaaaaaaaaaaaaaaaattggttccgGAAAATTGCCCATGCGGACTGAAGTGGTACAAAAATCCCCTCCCTGTCAGGAGTTTCACAATGTCTGGAGAACCTACCAATCAAGCAGTTTGATCTTTGATGGAACACATATGTGAGCTTCTGTACTTCTCAAAGGCGCAACGCAAAGACATCTTCACCACTCTAAATCATGTTGTGTCTGGCATATGGTTGTTTTTTCTTGATGAAATTGAAATACGCCCTGGACTTGCTCAGATGGATAAAGACAAATAGAAGTGTGATTGCTCATCACCACTTTTCTTGAAGATACAGACGGTGAGACATTAATCGATGTAGGCATTGATGTCAACATCATCCTTGTCATGACACTAGGAACCGTATGAATAACTCGCTGTGAGGTTGTCCATGTTCCAGTAACAATCTAGGATCCTGAAGGGAAACCCATATAATGCTTATGGTTATATCATCTTGAAGTAATCAAAGATGGGTTCTAATACTACAACCAAAATTCACATAATCAAGGAAGATCCAAGTTATGACATGATTTTGGGACGCCCATTGCTACATAACCATAAGATGGCGGCGCACCAGACATTTCCATTAACACACTTTCTTCAAGCATACAAATCTGTATTTATCATAGAAATTGTGGTAGATAACCCTTTCTTGTACTCAGAAGAATCTCAAAATTTTATGACAGTGCAGCAGGAGCCTGGGAAAGTATAAAATCATATGTTGGGAAGTACCGTGATCAAGCAGGTCTCACTCAGCATACTCATTTATCTATAAGCATACCTCATTCCTATCATGCTTGGGACTTGATGATACTGATAAAGTTAACTCTATTACAACTAGAAGATGTGAATGGAAAGTTGTTCCTTTTGAGCATTTATTAAATGAAAAGGAATTGTCTCTCAATACAAAATAGGTAGATGAAAAACGTATGTAACTCAATTGGTGTCTACCCAAATGAAGACACTTGAGATGATACTTCAGAGAAGAAGGAAGAGCGGTGTATACGGAAGCCCAACGTATTTCATGTTGGAGATTCTGCAGTGAAGGCAACCAaactcaatcagtctcccaaatCTTTCTTACGACTGTGAAAGGCCATATATAATTGCTAAAACTATATTTGGTGGATACTACAAGCTAGTCACCGTGGGTAACAATCCAGTAGAAGtgatgatatatggaaagtgGCTCAAAGCCTTTAACGTCTAGTTATCTTACTAACTACGTCCAATTACTTTCCCAATTCTTTGTAATTtcctttcctctaaaatgtatgCAATATTCATATGTGTTCAACAATCAAAATCTCAATTTTAATTCAAAAACcattatttttaaaattttcattatttatttggaaattaTCTACTCGTTCAAACCAAAGAATCAAACTAAAGAAAAATTTCTCATTTCATCAACAAACAATTCAATGCTCAACCATCTATGAAGTACAAAGCAGGCATCCATATCACCATTCTTAACAACTCAAACACTTGATACCTTACCAGCTTCCACTCTAACTTATTTTCAAGTTCTTTCTCTATTCCTAGTTTGTCGGCAACAACtaacaataaaatataataacACCTTGAGATCTCCCTTGTCCTATGTAACATAATGAAGTGGTTAGAAGCCTAATTGATTCATCAAATCATTTCATGTCTATCCTAGTTATGGACCCAAGTGAGCTACAGTTTGGGATTGACGTTAACATGAGACTTCTCTATCCCAATACGTTAAAAGAGCCACCATCTCTGAAAGACTAATTATTAGAAGAGATAGATCATTGATGGGAAGTTCAACATGTCTTTACCTAGTCAGTAAGAGCTTTTAGATTTTCATACCTGAGGACTTGATCTTGTTGGAAAGATCAATCCAACCTTATCTAAGTTGTTGAGTGAACAACCACTCCATTCAGTATTTCAAACGAATGTAAGTCATCTCTCCTTGAAGCATGGTCAGAGACACTAAAAGTAGCTAAGGATATTCATCAATCAAACAAAATCTGAAAGTTCCAGCATAAGACCTCCAAAGTTAAGATAAAGACTGCACCCCTGCTGCTATTACCTACTTCAGAAACACCAAGAAGGCATCACTAAACTGGAATGTTTCAACCAAATTTTCGACATGGGTAATCAGAATAAACTGGATCACGGAGTTCAGCAACATACGAATTTCCAATTCAACTCGACTACCAATGTCCTCATACGTCCAACCAACCTGAACGGCCAAGCATGCCTCTAGTGTATGGCCAGCTTGGTCTGACACCTAGTGACTGTTAAAGATACAAATTACCATGGCTGGAACATGAGAGAAGTATAACAAAGAAGTTGAAAGGATTATTAATGCTTGCTAATGGAAACCATTAGTACAAACCTCACACAATCAACAAACACCGTGAGTGGGACACTCTCaccaaacatttttttttctttgcttcaCTACTGTGACCACCAAGGATGTTCAATCTAACTACAACATTTTTGTCAACATCAAGAAAACTATCGGAGTCCATCACCAGCTTCTCCTGACTCTGCCTTCCTCTTTGCTACTACCATCTACAACTTGTGTAATCACCTTATTGTCACTGGTGTTCTGTCTCTTGTCTACAACTACCTGCTATTGCCTGTCTCCCACCACTGTTGCCGATTAATTACTGGTACCGGAGCTGCTAACGCCCATAGGGAGGAACTGCTACTACTATTATATCTTATTATTGCTAGCTCGTACTTCAACTACCTTGCTATTGGATGACGCCGTCACACATGGCTGAGTGTTCTCTACTATCGGATGACGAGTTGGTATCCATATTTCGCCGAGATGGCGTCTGACAAGGACTACTCTACTAGTGCCCACGACTCCAACGCGATACGTAAGTTTTCCTAcacttttttttaatcaaaaattaatgtataacattgtagatggtggattttcgacaaaggctaaaattataaactcataattatacgaagctctgattcatcgatcagacgtgagtattaagacatggctctctcatcgaattctcaacggagagtactttctctcagagtacatgtgaatatgtagtctcacgaccggacaacgacatatctcaggaatactgaatactttcagtgattatttctatatagcatcacgtgatggatggctcctagacagcttgctctgctagtatagagcgataacgtcttcaggaacaaacaacgagtttaccctgactatataaaggatatgacttaccgacaagctcatatcgggatgattaatgctcctagacagcttgctctgctagtatagagccacaaatttaattattcctaattacaatcgctcctattccatggttgaatccacgactggtcccatggaatgacaataacaattgttctgattctataatcgaatccacagcttgatctcatagaataacaataactatattatctcattactccgatttcatgatcgaatccacaactggtctcataaatggtaatagataaaccttaattactccgattctatggtcgaatctacgatcccatggaatggtaatgctcactttattattctgaattcgtagttgaatcctcagctgatcctatgaattaataataaacatcttattactcagttttgtgaattattctccactgaattccacaattagtaataaataatcaacaaccgggcgtctgagctacctctaagtaagccccgattcgaatggtaaaggtgtattcaacgatgatacactaacagtcaccgcacgaacgagtatttcaaaaatacaacgaaacggcgaacctatgcaaaatagagaagaaaataataaataattaaaaatattgaccagggtgctgggagaacGGACACACGactgaccgaccgtgtcgtggtcaatcccacaccagtttaatatttttaatgcattttattatttccatgatttgatgaaaattctctcattttatcaaatctccttcgtcttgaggaaactcctcggtttcatggtacttccataaatccataaaaaataatataaaattaaggaaaggagtgtggggcgtgaccataggccaaccggccatgccttggtcccaactggccccacacccacggttccttattattttattattattattattatttctctaatttcatgaaaaaactccttgatttcatggtattttgcacaaatcatcaaataataataaaataaaataaattatgaaaacttgtgggaccgggccttacccggccggccattccctagccggtcccacacgcccctttgttttattattctgttattagttttccttgaattcatcaaattccttgatttcatgatatttctctcaaattaggaaaaattccctcaaatcaaaaaaatacctaaaaatattaaaaaattaggaaaactcgtgggaccgagccctagccggccggccatgccttccacagtCCCAAGCgcccttttttattattattttaatattttttgcttccttgaactcatgaaaactccttcaattcatgaaaactccctaaattcatcaaatttctcaaaattcatgaatttttcataaaatcattataaagttAGGAAAACTCATGGGATCGAGCCCTAGCCGTccgtccatgccttccacggtcccacacgcccttattttattattttaatatcttttgcttccttgaactcatgaaaactccttcaattcatggaaactcctaaaattcatcaaatttctcaaaattcatgaatttttcataaaatcatcaaaatattataaaattaaggaaaaggcaccacgggaccgtggtcacgaccggccgaccatgccttgaccacggcggtcccacgcctcctcattccttattttataattatctacaatcatctcatggtgttttcctcagtttcgtcgaaaccctatttttggcatattttctcaaattgatgctcaattgcacgccagaatatatcaaaattctcaggactgagacgccgacgccttggggacaagagcacgctatcttgaccgaccaagattggctctttgactCACGGAAGCcgatcccatcaattttcacagttttgacctaatttgcaaaattgctcgtattaggtccaaaactctcccaaacactttggattttcatgaagtgatcgtcatgcGGTCATGGGACAACCCAGGaccagtttcatgactccatggtcggtccctcgccttgtcataattaattaggttttctcacctaaggcttagacgagcgttttcgaataaatgattaaaccagcatttaatcattctttcaccaacaaatcgtcaactcttcaggagttcttcgtatttgctcacgtgagcatatggatactacatggttgatccgcggtcccatgtaatcgctccctcctccgtcccatggttgaaattctgacgaaccatgaattgatcatcaattgatcaaattagggtttctgaatccaaggatcatcattccagattctaaccttaataattttatgacgacctcatggtcattaattttattaattatgctcggttcaacgaccagtattccaataatccatcagacgagcaacacatgctcatacgaccaaatattcaacaatttatcacatgagcaacacttgctcagatgataaatatttattccaaccaaggaatattggttcaacaattaatattcaacgatccatcgaatgagcaatacttgctcacttcatcgtaagaactatacctctgtctcatgacatgttcaattcacgagtttcagaacatcacgttcaactcaacgactacatggactcatcgtcccatcaaaccacgaagtcatcaattgactaacaaaccacgagacgtcaatcgtgtcacttggggggatatcacttagggttttggtctgacggtctacggcacgtgtgttcaaacacacgatggaatgtgagcaagtcgtgcaatcagttgaaggaattcacgaggtagtgggtggaaaatcgaccaagtctccacacgttgagcaattggtttcaaacacgatctccacttccccactccttgattctatcaactgtcacacttcatggaatcatggtgtctacaattccagcaatataaataagtctctgaatcatgattgattcatcatcatcagtatcatcaatctcacgtctcatagacaacacgagatcatcaactcatcaattgagcaactactctcaattgagcaatttcaatcactcggagcttatcgtattcggaattcacacacccacaatctttgattaccatcgattccacacatttctcagctttgctcctacagatcaactcatcctctcttgtgaccgaatttactctggaacggtcattgtcttgatttaggccggagtactacagattgatctatcgaatctaaagcaccccctttgcagcggtgtatctgtgtgaggtttaacatttcgctcggtttgaggagtctcctatGTACgtttgtctcctcaattccttaaaaaccatcaaatcgtttttccccatctacagattgggaccacagtgggagattaatctctcggttgcaatctcacaatttcacaagatggttgatctcaggtcaggttcagttacgaatcctaacacacaccgtgctagcactagcaacaacaacaatcagaatatcccggagacaattccgacctccaacactgatggtggtgacactactcctcctcacgccgaaggtcatccactgtccggacgacaccctgaagaagtcaaaggagatccaccgcctatcattgatgatcttatcaaagcgcaggagactcttatAAAGaacagactgacatggctgctacacagaaggagctgtgtaattatctcaaaactcttactgacaagatgtcagagaagactcaagagaagggaaaggagaaggagaaatcctcggacgacggtcctgaagtaattccaatctatacagtagaagacg
Above is a genomic segment from Papaver somniferum cultivar HN1 chromosome 10, ASM357369v1, whole genome shotgun sequence containing:
- the LOC113318198 gene encoding mitochondrial substrate carrier family protein ucpB-like isoform X2; its protein translation is MLKGEEKNKSTVSLSYIAYHFGSSGMAVTTATGFTHPLDVLKVRLQMQLVGQKAPLTGLGKICYQMVKSEGPTALYLGLTPALTRSVLYGGLRLGLYEPSKYVCEWAVGSSNVLVKIASGAFSGAIATALTNPTEVLKVRLQMNHDSGRGAITEMRKIVSEEGLRALWKGVGPAMARAAALTSSQLATYDEAKQALIRWTPLEEGFNLHLISSTIAGTVSTLVTAPADMIKTRLMLQRDSKSTGSYKSGFHCAYQPDVYLYFMVSGYEYRRPSRPI
- the LOC113318198 gene encoding mitochondrial substrate carrier family protein ucpB-like isoform X1; its protein translation is MLKGEEKNKSTVSLSYIAYHFGSSGMAVTTATGFTHPLDVLKVRLQMQLVGQKAPLTGLGKICYQMVKSEGPTALYLGLTPALTRSVLYGGLRLGLYEPSKYVCEWAVGSSNVLVKIASGAFSGAIATALTNPTEVLKVRLQMNHDSGRGAITEMRKIVSEEGLRALWKGVGPAMARAAALTSSQLATYDEAKQALIRWTPLEEGFNLHLISSTIAGTVSTLVTAPADMIKTRLMLQRDSKSTGSYKSGFHCAYQVMSTEGPRALYKGGFAMFARLGPQTTITFIVCEKLRELAGLKAI